In Hasllibacter sp. MH4015, the following proteins share a genomic window:
- a CDS encoding ribonuclease HII, translated as MGPDYQLEAALDGRVAGVDEVGRGPWAGPVTACAVVLDPARIPEGLNDSKKLSEARREALALKIEAVADVSLGWASVEEIDALNIRAATFLAMTRAIAGLTHAPTHALIDGNAIPPGLPCPATCVVKGDGRSVSIAAASIVAKVRRDTLMKELAVMHPGYGWETNMGYGTAKHQSGLHDLGVTQHHRRSFAPIHKMLCG; from the coding sequence ATGGGACCAGATTATCAGTTGGAAGCCGCCCTTGATGGCCGCGTGGCGGGGGTGGACGAGGTGGGCCGTGGCCCCTGGGCCGGTCCCGTAACGGCCTGCGCCGTGGTGCTGGACCCGGCCCGCATCCCCGAGGGCCTGAACGATTCCAAGAAGCTGAGCGAGGCGAGGCGGGAGGCGCTTGCGTTGAAGATCGAGGCGGTCGCCGATGTCTCCCTCGGGTGGGCCAGTGTGGAGGAGATTGATGCCCTCAACATCCGGGCCGCGACCTTCCTTGCCATGACCCGCGCCATCGCGGGCCTCACCCACGCCCCGACCCACGCGCTGATCGACGGAAACGCCATCCCCCCCGGCCTGCCCTGTCCGGCCACCTGCGTCGTGAAGGGCGACGGGCGGTCGGTGTCCATCGCGGCGGCGTCAATTGTGGCCAAAGTGCGGCGCGACACCTTGATGAAGGAGCTTGCCGTGATGCATCCGGGTTACGGTTGGGAGACGAACATGGGCTACGGCACGGCAAAACATCAAAGCGGCCTACACGATCTAGGGGTGACGCAACATCACCGGCGCAGCTTTGCCCCCATCCACAAGATGTTGTGTGGATAA